The following are encoded together in the Cicer arietinum cultivar CDC Frontier isolate Library 1 chromosome 2, Cicar.CDCFrontier_v2.0, whole genome shotgun sequence genome:
- the LOC101511076 gene encoding phenolic glucoside malonyltransferase 1-like, giving the protein MAQSSIISLKVHQVLSIAPKNETSPTTFPFTFFDTLWLRLPPVERLFFYENPNLSTTFFFESILPNLKNSLELTLQHFLLLVGNITWPQDSPHPTINYVPSDSISFIVAESNENFNHLCSNLCEVEKKQPFIPSLKISHEKASIIALQVTFFPNHGFCIGITTHHAAVDGKSSTLFMKSWSYFCSNLVKNTPSLTLPQNLTPFFDRSIINDPLGINESYSKVWLNFGGEINNRSLKVWETISAPKGEAIKGFFELSPLHIQKLKKYAQSKIEKNKVKLSTFSVTCAYLLSCTIKIENPNSNKVAFIFSVDCRPRLDPPINANYFGNCVLPQLVMAKTEAWLKDDGFISALEGIIDTLNGLENGVLNGAENWYSKMQSTMSETNGRMFSIAGSPRFEVYNFDFGWGKPKKVDVTSIDKTGAFSLSENKNNDGGIEIGLALNKQQMDHFVQHFSQGLESL; this is encoded by the coding sequence ATGGCACAATCATCAATAATATCTCTCAAAGTTCATCAAGTTCTTTCTATAGCACCAAAAAATGAAACCTCACCAACCACGTTTCCATTTACTTTCTTTGACACACTATGGCTAAGACTTCCACCAGTTGAACGTCTTTTCTTCTATGAAAATCCTAACTTATCAACCACTTTTTTCTTTGAATCAATTCTTCCAAATCTCAAAAACTCTCTTGAACTCACACTCCAACACTTTCTCCTTCTTGTTGGTAACATCACATGGCCACAAGATTCACCACACCCTACCATTAATTATGTCCCTAGTGATTCTATTTCTTTCATTGTAGCTGAATCCAATGAAAATTTCAACCATTTATGTTCCAATCTTTGTGAAGTTGAAAAAAAACAACCCTTTATCCCAAGTTTGAAAATTTCTCATGAAAAAGCATCAATTATTGCATTACAAGTCACTTTTTTTCCAAACCATGGATTTTGTATTGGTATAACCACACACCATGCAGCCGTTGATGGAAAATCATCAACTTTATTTATGAAATCATGGTCTTATTTTTGTTCCAACCTTGTAAAAAACACACCTTCTTTGACTTTACCTCAAAATCTAACACCCTTTTTTGATAGGTCCATTATAAATGACCCTTTAGGGATAAATGAGAGTTATTCAAAAGTGTGGTTGAATTTTGGTGGAGAAATAAACAATAGAAGCTTGAAGGTTTGGGAAACAATTAGTGCACCAAAGGGTGAAGCAATCAAAGGTTTTTTTGAATTGTCACCTTTGCATATTCAAAAGCTTAAGAAATATGCACAATCCaagattgaaaaaaataaggTAAAGTTGTCAACTTTTTCGGTTACTTGTGCTTATTTGTTGTCATgtacaattaaaattgaaaacccAAATTCCAATAAGGTAGCTTTTATTTTTAGTGTGGATTGTAGACCACGTTTGGATCCACCAATTAATGCAAATTATTTTGGAAATTGTGTTTTGCCACAATTGGTTATGGCTAAAACCGAAGCATGGTTAAAAGATGATGGATTTATTAGTGCACTTGAAGGGATAATTGATACATTGAATGGTTTGGAAAATGGTGTGTTAAATGGGGCAGAAAATTGGTACTCAAAAATGCAATCCACAATGAGTGAAACTAATGGAAGAATGTTTTCAATTGCTGGATCACCTAGGTTTGAggtttataattttgattttggatGGGGTAAGCCTAAAAAAGTTGATGTTACTTCTATTGATAAAACAGGAGCTTTTTCTCTTTCGGAAAATAAGAATAATGATGGTGGAATTGAGATTGGATTGGCTTTGAACAAGCAACAAATGGATCATTTTGTTCAACACTTTTCTCAAGGACTTGAATCCTTGTAA
- the LOC101510753 gene encoding phenolic glucoside malonyltransferase 1-like, translated as MSQSPTSLKVHHVLAIAPTNETSPTTFPFTFFDALWVRLPPVERLFFYEIPNLSTTFFDSILPNLKHSLELTLQHFIFLVGNIIWPQDSPHPIINYVPSDSISFIVAESNENFNHLCSNFCEVEKKQPFIPSLKISHEKASIIALQVTFFPNHGFCIGITTHHAAIDGKSSTLFMKAWSYFCSNLEKKTPSLSLPQNLTPSFDRSIINDPLGIKEIYSKSWMSYGGETNNRSLKVWETISGAKGEVVKGFFELSPLHIQKLKKYAQSKLENKVKLSSFSVTCAYLLSCAVKVEKPNTNKVGFVFSVDCRTRLDPPINTNYFGNCIVSKLVVSKTETLLNDDGFISALEGIIDVLKGLESGVLNGVESWMSNIQSILSETNGKLFSIAGSPRFEVYAFDFGWGRPKIVDVTSIDKTGAFSLSEHKNNDGGIEIGLALNKEQMKNFTQLFVEGLESL; from the coding sequence ATGAGTCAATCTCCAACATCTCTCAAAGTTCATCATGTTCTTGCTATAGCACCAACAAATGAAACCTCACCAACCACTTTTCCATTCACTTTCTTTGATGCACTTTGGGTAAGACTTCCACCGGTTGAACGTCTCTTCTTCTATGAAATTCCTAATTTATCAACTACTTTCTTTGATTCAATTCTTCCAAATCTCAAACACTCTCTTGAACTCACACTCCAACACTTTATCTTTCTTGTTGGTAACATCATTTGGCCACAAGATTCACCACACcctattattaattatgtcccTAGTGATTCTATCTCTTTCATTGTAGCCGAATccaatgaaaatttcaatcatttATGTTCTAACTTTTGTGAAGTTGAAAAAAAACAACCCTTTATCCCAAGTTTGAAAATTTCTCATGAAAAAGCATCAATTATTGCATTACAAGTCACTTTTTTTCCAAACCATGGATTTTGTATTGGTATAACCACACACCATGCAGCTATTGATGGAAAATCTTCAACTTTGTTTATGAAAGCATGGTCTTATTTTTGTTCCAACCTTGAAAAAAAAACACCCTCTTTGTCTTTACCTCAAAACCTAACACCTTCTTTTGATAGATCCATTATAAATGACCCTTTAGGGATAAaagaaatttattcaaaaagttGGATGAGTTATGGTGGAGAAACAAATAATAGAAGCTTGAAGGTTTGGGAAACAATTAGTGGAGCAAAAGGTGAAGTAGTCAAAGGTTTTTTTGAATTGTCACCTTTGCATATTCAAAAGCTTAAAAAATATGCACAATCCAAGCTTGAAAATAAGGTAAAGTTATCAAGTTTTTCGGTTACTTGTGCTTATTTGTTGTCATGTGCGGTTAAAGTTGAGAAACCAAATACCAATAAGGTAGGTTTTGTTTTTAGTGTGGATTGTAGAACTCGTTTGGATCCACCaattaatacaaattactttGGTAATTGTATTGTGTCAAAATTGGTTGTGTCTAAAACCGAAACATTGTTGAATGATGATGGATTTATTAGTGCTCTTGAAGGAATAATTGATGTTTTGAAAGGTTTGGAAAGTGGAGTGTTAAATGGTGTTGAGAGTTGGATGTCAAACATACAATCTATATTAAGTGAAACTAATGGTAAGTTGTTTTCAATTGCGGGGTCCCCTAGATTTGAAGTTTATGCTTTTGATTTTGGATGGGGTAGACCTAAAATAGTTGATGTTACTTCTATTGACAAAACGGGTGCTTTTTCTCTTTCGGAGCATAAAAATAATGATGGAGGAATTGAGATTGGATTGGCTTTGAACAAAGAGCAAATGAAGAATTTCACTCAACTTTTTGTTGAAGGACTTGAATCCTTGTAA